From one Mytilus edulis chromosome 1, xbMytEdul2.2, whole genome shotgun sequence genomic stretch:
- the LOC139482999 gene encoding monoacylglycerol lipase ABHD6-like, translated as MMLLTEYLLYSLGMMATSLTAASLLIYMKRPEMFVQGYMKLAVLVSGMRIKKVNIGDMTIAYGERGEKKKGQSSILLLHGFSADKFMWSPVVGKLPNDLHVVAMDLPGHGDSDIPPDEEDLSFYSQIKRIKQFVVAIGLDSDPIHIVGLSMGGALAGVFSAEYPDMVDRVTMMCPAMRTPIETDVAVKIREIVQSILDTGKDDALHACPLIPKTPDEMQLLLDFAQFHKPIFMPKQIIQGAVDMRRPYNKYYYRLFKALAMLENSQLLEKISDTITVPTHLVWGEEDQVIHVSGAEILKGKLPNLQQVDIIPRCGHAINLDRPGAKTKSLLEFRKKQITVQL; from the exons ATGATGCTGCTTACAGAGTACTTATTGTATTCACTTGGTATGATGGCCACATCATTGACTGCTGCCTCACTTCTTATTTACATGAAAAGACCTGAAATGTTTGTACAGGGATATATGAA ATTGGCAGTGTTAGTCAGTGGAATGAGAATTAAGAAGGTCAATATTGGAGATATGACAATAGCATATGGTGAAAGGGGAGAGAAGAAGAAAGGGCAGTCAAGCATTTTACTTCTTCATGGATTCTCAGCTGACAAATTTATGTGGTCCCCTGTTGTTggg AAGTTACCAAATGATTTACATGTAGTAGCTATGGATCTACCTGGACATGGGGATAGTGATATACCTCCTGATGAAGAAGATCTCTCATTTTATTCAcagataaaaagaataaaacag TTTGTAGTTGCCATTGGTCTTGACAGTGATCCAATCCATATAGTTGGACTGTCCATGGGTGGTGCATTAGCTGGTGTATTTTCTGCAGAGTATCCTGATATGGTAGACAGAGTAACTATGATGTGTCCTGCAA tGAGGACACCCATTGAAACAGATGTAGCAGTGAAAATCCGTGAGATAGTGCAATCAATTCTTGACACAGGAAAAGATGATGCTTTACATGCTTGCCCATTGATACCTAAAACACCAGATGAAATGCAATTATTATTAGATTTTGCACAATTCCATAAACCTATATTCATGCCAAAACAG ATTATACAAGGAGCAGTAGATATGAGAAGACCATACAACAAATACTATTACAGAT TGTTTAAAGCATTAGCCATGTTAGAAAACAGCCAGTTATTAGAAAAGATATCTGACACCATTACAGTTCCAACACACCTTGTCTGGGGAGAAGAAGATCAG GTAATACATGTATCAGGAGCAGAGATATTAAAAGGAAAACTTCCCAATTTACAACAGGTAGACATTATACCAAGATGTGGTCATGCTATAAACCTTGACAGACCTGGTGCTAAAACTAAAAGTCTCCTGGAGTTCAGAAAGAAACAGATAACAGTCCAGTTATGA